In Carassius gibelio isolate Cgi1373 ecotype wild population from Czech Republic chromosome B20, carGib1.2-hapl.c, whole genome shotgun sequence, the following are encoded in one genomic region:
- the cipcb gene encoding CLOCK-interacting pacemaker, with amino-acid sequence MSSGLKDDAHMRDMAGFRNQRMEKSKPESERDSGFSDGGSVDQTDTDGVSRSSSRSSQLTAAVDRALSLSPVILMNNVLLQQSGENPSSLKPWAFSPSLEVVPRPQVVFLQPVVPQRPAPVHKGPLSKRRRHRKYLPILKSYPKIAPHPGDAARESSSASSSCSSSSVKSSSSSRDQNDSSASVQLPSALPASVESHAAKHRPESPDGTFNAHSFKTDKIKRFCNTYNILRRSGLLDITLRTKELIRQNRRTQTELDLLREHTDLFMQALQTGDSSIWSRLRTNMQEDDRGKDRTLPDPENMK; translated from the exons ATGAGCTCGGGGCTGAAGGATGACGCTCACATGAGAGACATGGCCGGGTTTAGGAACCAAAGGATGGAGAAGTCCAAGCCGGAGTCTGAGAGGGACTCGGGTTTCTCAG acgGTGGCTCGGTGGATCAGACGGACACAGACGGTGTGTCACGGTCGTCCTCACGATCATcacagctgaccgcagcggtggACCGAGCTCTGAGCCTCTCGCCGGTCATCCTCATGAACAATGTGCTTCTACAGCAG TCTGGTGAGAACCCTTCGTCTCTGAAGCCCTGGGCCTTCAGTCCGTCGCTGGAAGTGGTTCCTCGTCCTCAGGTGGTCTTCCTTCAACCCGTCGTCCCGCAGAGACCCGCCCCGGTGCACAAGGGACCCCTGTCTAAACGCCGTCGGCACAGAAAGTACCTCCCTATCCTCAAATCCTACCCTAAAATCGCTCCTCATCCCGGAGACGCGGCGCGTGAGAGCAGCTCTGCTTCCAGTTCCTGCTCCTCTTCCTCAGTCAAGAGCTCGTCTTCCTCACGTGATCAGAACGACTCGTCTGCTAGTGTGCAGTTACCCAGCGCTCTTCCAGCGTCCGTCGAGTCACATGCGGCCAAACACAGACCCGAATCCCCAGACGGGACATTTAATGCACACTCCTTTAAAACAGACAAGATCAAGCGCTTCTGCAACACGTACAACATCCTCCGCAGGTCAGGGCTGCTGGACATCACGCTGCGCACGAAAGAGCTGATCCGGCAGAACCGGCGGACGCAGACGGAGCTGGATCTCCTGCGAGAACACACCGACCTGTTCATGCAAGCGCTGCAGACCGGAGACTCGTCCATCTGGAGCCGGCTGAGGACGAACATGCAAGAGGACGACCGAGGGAAGGACAGGACGCTGCCAGACCCAGAGAACATGAAGTGA